The following coding sequences lie in one Apium graveolens cultivar Ventura chromosome 1, ASM990537v1, whole genome shotgun sequence genomic window:
- the LOC141712335 gene encoding uncharacterized protein LOC141712335 — MSGHKRVPTILLEVVASSDLWIWHAFFGVAGSNNDINVLDRSRIFDDVLEGRTPEVNYNLNGNNYNIGYYLADGIYPEWTTFMKTIPRPQGEKRKLFSKYQESQRKDVERAFDMLQSRFAIVHGPARFWDRADLAKIMRASIILHNMIVEDERDTNANPFGPLPSYDDATNDLPPPNLGKENLPSYETYIERIIQIRDRQKHRQLQSDLVGHISSIRNSG, encoded by the coding sequence ATGAGTGGTCATAAAAGAGTTCCAACAATATTACTTGAAGTTGTTGCCTCGTCAGACCTATGGATATGGCATGCATTTTTCGGTGTTGCTGGTTCTAATAACGACATAAATGTGTTAGATCGATCACGGATATTTGATGATGTACTAGAAGGTCGTACTCCTGAGGTAAATTACAATTTGAATGGTAACAATTATAACATAGGGTACTATCTAGCAGATGGAATCTATCCAGAATGGACTACGTTCATGAAAACAATTCCACGCCCGCAAGGTGAGAAGAGAAAATTGTTCTCCAAATATCAAGAAAGCCAACGAAAAGATGTAGAAAGAGCATTCGACATGTTGCAGTCTCGATTTGCAATTGTGCATGGTCCCGCAAGATTTTGGGATAGAGCAGATCTCGCTAAAATAATGAGAGCATCCATTATATTACATAATATGATTGTTGAAGATGAACGAGACACAAATGCCAATCCCTTTGGTCCTTTACCATCTTACGATGATGCTACAAATGACTTACCACCTCCAAATTTAGGCAAAGAAAATTTACCTTCTTATGAAACGTATATTGAGAGAATTATCCAAATTCGTGACAGACAAAAACATCGTCAACTACAATCCGACCTGGTCGGGCATATCTCAAGCATTCGTAATAGTGGCTAA
- the LOC141712344 gene encoding uncharacterized protein LOC141712344: MSIARPKAQPKDRDMLVIGPGRPNERNLIGRPYYWDEVPMCFKNEGPFSSYRWDPPNHNALISLIAFTPNVTDEHLRSLILTPEVNRGENPSNSLPFQTQNSQFAYGSNFQTIPPHFGNQQTPTTNQNSPHSQSSFIDATNVIDLNDDVNEFDDTQKDITQWCWNENQLLISAWLNVSTDPLIGADQKGEAFWDRIQKYHEVSNLGLIKRGVVAIKKR; the protein is encoded by the exons ATGTCCATCGCCCGACCGAAGGCTCAGCCGAAAGACAGGGACATGTTAGTTATCGGACCAGGAAGGCCCAATGAACGAAATCTCATTGGACGACCATACTATTGGGACGAAGTCCCAATGTGTTTTAAGAATGAAGGTCCATTCTCCTCCTACCGTTGGGATCCCCCCAATCATAACGCCCTTATTTCACTCATTGCCTTTACTCCAAACGTAACGGACGAGCATTTACG ATcacttattctcacaccggaaGTGAATCGGGGGGAAAATCCCTCGAATTCTCTTCCTTTTCAG ACTCAAAATTCACAATTTGCGTATGGTTCAAATTTTCAAACAATACCTCCACATTTCGGAAACCAACAAACACCTACCACTAACCAAAATTCTCCGCACTCACAAAGTTCTTTTATTGATGCTACTAATGTTATTGATCTAAATGATGATGTCAATGAATTCGACGACACGCAAAAAGATATAACTCAGTGGTGTTGGAATGAAAATCAACTATTAATTAGTGCATGGTTGAATGTGTCAACTGATCCTTTGATCGGGGCAGATCAAAAAGGAGAAGCATTTTGGGATCGAATTCAAAAGTATCATGAAGTGAGTAATCTCGGGCTTATCAAAAGAGGGGTTGTAGCTATAAAAAAAAGATGA